The nucleotide window TTGGAGGCGAACAGCGCCGCCCAGAGGTCATAGGCTTCCTGGTCGAAGTTTCCGGGATCGCCTTCCTTCGGCGCATAGACGGACGCGTGAAGACGGTGCGCGGGCAGGCCCCAGCGTTCCACCACGAGATCCCACGCCCACTGGATCGCTTCCTTTTTGAAGTAGTTGCCGAAGGACCAGTTCCCCAGCATCTCGAACATCGTGTGGTGGTAGGTGTCGTAGCCGACATCCTCGAGGTCGTTGTGCTTGCCGCCGGCACGGATGCACTTCTGGGTGTCCGCGGCGCGCGGCGGATCGTAGGGCGCCTTGTCGGTGCCGAGGAAATAGGGCACGAACTGGTTCATCCCCGCATTGGTGAAAAGCAGGCCGGGGCTCTGCGGCATCAGCGAGGCCGAAGGCACGATGGTGTGCTGCTGTTCGCGGAAGAAATCGAGGAAGCTGTTGCGGATCTCGGCGGAGGTCATGGGCGCGGGGGGACGAGAAACCACGAATCCGGGGAAAGAACACGGATTTTTTTCCCAAAGGTTGCTCACCTTGAAGGAGTTTTTAGAGCAATTCGCCCGTCCAGCCGAATTCCGATCAAATCCTTGGGTGAGCCACCTTTCCTCAATTTCATGACGTGGTGATCCAGCGGAATCAGCGGCTTTTCCCACGGGCAAGAGCCTCCTTCATCAACAATTACGGTCTTGGACCTGCTTTTATGTAGTCTTCGGCAACTTCAAGAATGCTGAAAAAATCGATCCCAAGTTCTTTTCCGATTTCTTTATATAACCCCCCTTTTAGAATAATCGCAACGACCGCTACTATTTCCAATCCCGATCTTCTCAATTCCTTTGTCAGCAACTGCACTGTTCCGCCGCTACTGACGACATCATCAATGATCAGAACACGCTTTGCGCGACTCCTCTCATCCGTTTTGAAATAGAGCTTTCGTTCATAGAGAAGCGACTTCTGCCAAACCATTCGCTCTTCTTCCGTTCCAGACTCCGTGTCCCGAATGATCTCAACTGGAATCCCCAGTTGATCCGCGATCAAAAGTGCCCATGGGTTCCCTCCGGGAACGACGGTCACCAACCAATCAATTCCAGGAAGAAGAGGTCTTACGATTTCAGAAAGCCCTCTCTTCACTTCAGAAATAAGCAGATGAGAGAGCATGGTCCCGCGCTCGCCGACACTGAACACATGGAACTGATATTTGCCGTTCGGAAGCGTGACTTCTGGCGCAGCTTGAACATCAGCGACAAGATTCGGGAAATTAGCCAAGGCATTTGGCGGTCTAACCTGTTTGAGCTCGGGAACGCTAACTCGTATTGTCATCAGGTGCGCCAATTCATCCCATAGCTCGCGTGTATGAGATTTTATCCGACGGTCGAACACCTCCGGTCTGGTTGACGAATTGACATGCTCGTGAATCTCACGAGCCAATCGGATAAGATTCTGCTCAGATGCTTCGATTGATTGAAATCCGGCGAGATGGCTGGGCAAATCATGCCGTTCGATTCCGAATAGCAATGGAACCGCGCGACAAGCGTTTCGCCCCTTCATGGCAATCGCACCAGCCTCCATGGCAATCCAAGGCGAATCCATGTTCTGAGGTGTAATACAGAGAATAGCATAACTGGAAGATTCCAAGGCATCCCCGAGTGATTCTCTCCATTGTTCTCCCAGTTGGATATCTTCATCAGATATCCAAACATCGACTTCATCCATAAGGGTGAGGAGCCAATTTTTGATTGCTGAAGCAATCGCTTTGCTCGGACTCTGTGACCAAGAAACAAATATCTTTGGGGATTTAGTTGGAGATGTTCGTCGCGGCATTACAAGCAAGGTATCTTTGCTGGCAATGACAATTCAAGACAAAGACGTCTCCAGATCGTTGATTCTGGTATCTCCGTGGAGCCTCAAAGCGGAATCCATTCCTCGAAGATGACATGACCGATATGGCTTGCCGACTTTTGCGCGATATCTGCCAGATAGGCCATCAACCTCATCCAAGCCTTACCGCGAAATTTATTCTTCAAGAATCTGGAAGCTCAAATGCTCCCCCTTTGGGGTTCTCCGGGATGCAGAAACCCAAGTACCGCTCAAACGTTCGGAGCGATGATGGCCTACTTCCCGTAGCGATAGTGGCCGATGATCTGGTAATTCAGGAGCACATCCTCCCACTTCACCCCGGAGTCGAGGTTGTGGACCAACCAGGAATCGGTGCCGCGGTCGCCGGGACCCGGGACCACCATCGCGATGTGCATGTCGACCTGGGTGTGGGCATCCCCTCCGCGGGTGCTGGTGCCCGGGCGGGTGAGGACCACGACGTCGCCCGGCTGGTACTCGGAAATGTTCCGCGAGGTGGTCAGGGTCTCGCCATGGCGCTCGAAGAAGCGCTTCAGGTTGGGGGCGCGGCGGTGGTCGACGTTGGTGTTCAGGCCGCCGGCTTTGGAGAGCTGCTCGTATTCGCGGTAGCTCTTCTCCATGTCCTCATGGACGAGCTGCTGGAGGTCGATGTTCACTCCCCGGTAGGCGCGGACGATCACATCCTCCGCATTGCCCTTCCCGGCGGGAACATCGCCGCCGGGGTAGGAGATCTTGAATTCCGAATTGTCGTAAACGCCCGGGGTGCGGGCCTGGCCGAGAGCCGAGGCGGCGAGACGGTCCCCGAAGGACTCGGACGGAGTGAGGCGGGCAATGGTCCGCTCAACGCTCTCCAGCGAGGTGCCTTCCTGCTCGGCCTTCAAGGTCGGGACCAGCTTGCGGAAGAACAAAAACGGAATGCCGACGGCGATCAGGATGATGACCCAGCCACCAAAAAAGCGGCGCTTTTTCTTCGGCTTCTGGGGACGCGGGCCCACATACTCGATGGTATCGAAGAAACCGTTGTTGCGCTGGGATCGGCGTGGCATTGGAACGCGAAGCGGATGAACCACATACAGCCGGAAATGGCGATAGTTTTCCACCCATGTTAGGATCTTTTTCACGGAATCCCGCGGACAATCATGTCTTCCCGCTCGACCGCTCCGCGCTACGGGGCTAACGGGGTGGATCATGATCGTCTTCAACAGCCCGCGTCCACTGCAATGGGGAGCCCTCGATGTGCCCCTACTGGGCATCGGCAAGGACTGGCATGGCACCCCTTTCGAACCTGCGGCGGGCTACGCGCTGGCGCAGGACGGACAGCGGCTGTGGTTCATCGCCTCCCACACCAAACCGGCACAAATCCACCCCTCCGCGCGACCGGGCCGGTTCCAAGCGGAGCTGTGGCGCTACGACGTGGCGGAGCTGTTCCTGGCCGATCCGGTGAGCGGCCGTTATTTCGAGTTCAATCTGGCTCCGAACGGCGCGTGGTGGTCCTGCGAGTTCACCGCGCCGCGGGTGCGGGACCAGGAGGAGGATTTCCAGATGCCGGAGGTGGGGGCCTTCGCGGAACTGGCGGAGGATGGCTCATGGGCCGCCGCGCTGGCGATCCCGCTCGATATCCTGAAGGCGCGCATCAACTACAGCCCGGAGACTCGGGGGAATGTGACCTTCATCCTGAACTCCCCGGACCAGAAATTCCTCACCGCCGCGAAGTTGTCGGACGGCGAACCGGACTACCATCTGCCAGGCCAATTCCCCACGCTCCAACCGCGGGCACTACCCCAACTGTGACCCCGAAGCCCAAGCGCTGGTCTTTCTGGCTGGTTTCCGCCACGGCGCTGCTGAGCATCGGCGCCTGGCAGGCGGCACAGATCGCCGTGGATGCGAAGACCCGCGCCATGGCGGCGGTGAAAGTTCCTCCAAAGAAAACGCGCTCGGACGGGAGGAAGCCCTCGGCGAAAGAACTGGCGCAGATCGATCCGGTGGGAACCTACATCGCCCGGGCGAAACGGGGAATGACCGATCAGGAGATCAACTGGATGATCGAGGATTTCCACAAACGAGGATTGGACAAAGACTTGGTGCCGGATACTGTGGAACACTACCAAAGCCTTCGGCAGCGGCAGGCAGCATGGTATCTACAGGCTCTCGCGGAAGGGTTTTCGCTGTCGCCCTCGCAAAAATCGGAGGCGGCGGCCAGACTACGGAGATGGCGTTTGCAGGGTGACGAGGAATACGCGGCCAAAGCAAATGAACCGGACCCGATCACGAACAATGAATTAAAAGTGGGTGACAGGGCTGCAGATTACGCCTTTGCCAGCCAATGGCTTTTCATAGGCGACCACGCAGATCCTTCCGTATTGTGTGATCTCACTCCCGAACAAAAGCGCCTGACCTATCAGGATATGCCTTCCGGGATCTACCGGAACTACGCCCATGATCTGGCGGCGGACCAGTGGATCATGCCTCCCAACGCGACACTCGAGCCCAAATCCTCGCCCGTGGCCGTTCCGGATATCTTCCCCCTGATGCCTTCCCAGCTGGTTCCTCCAGGTCAGCGGTCTGGCGGTGAGTTGGCACAGGCTCGGAGACTCCAACCGGCGCAGTTGCGGATCATTCTTTTGTTCCACCGGGAAATCGCGGCCTGGCTCTCAGATAGTCTGGAAAAGAATACACCGGTTGTCACAGACCCTTTGGAGCCTCAAGCTCCCCACAATGAGTGACGCGGGACAGAGCATGCTGGTGACGGCACCGGAGCGATGGGACGAGGTGTGTTTCGCCGTGCCTGCGATCCGGGCGCTGGTCGCATCCGGTCTGCCGGTCACGGTGCTGTGCTCCAGCGCTCAGGAAACCTTCTGGAAGACGCTACCCGGCCTTACTCTCCTCCCCTACCCACCCAAAGCCTCTGCCGGAGCCATTTCCACACTCATCGCCGGGAAATTCGCCGCCGCCATCGTATGGGAGGCGGGCGTCTCCGCGGATGCTTGCGCCAAGGCCGGTATCCCGCGCCGCACCGGCCCGGGGGGTGACAAGGCGCTTGTGAAACGCCTCACCGACCCGATGCC belongs to Luteolibacter ambystomatis and includes:
- a CDS encoding TIR domain-containing protein is translated as MPRRTSPTKSPKIFVSWSQSPSKAIASAIKNWLLTLMDEVDVWISDEDIQLGEQWRESLGDALESSSYAILCITPQNMDSPWIAMEAGAIAMKGRNACRAVPLLFGIERHDLPSHLAGFQSIEASEQNLIRLAREIHEHVNSSTRPEVFDRRIKSHTRELWDELAHLMTIRVSVPELKQVRPPNALANFPNLVADVQAAPEVTLPNGKYQFHVFSVGERGTMLSHLLISEVKRGLSEIVRPLLPGIDWLVTVVPGGNPWALLIADQLGIPVEIIRDTESGTEEERMVWQKSLLYERKLYFKTDERSRAKRVLIIDDVVSSGGTVQLLTKELRRSGLEIVAVVAIILKGGLYKEIGKELGIDFFSILEVAEDYIKAGPRP
- a CDS encoding DUF1287 domain-containing protein codes for the protein MPRRSQRNNGFFDTIEYVGPRPQKPKKKRRFFGGWVIILIAVGIPFLFFRKLVPTLKAEQEGTSLESVERTIARLTPSESFGDRLAASALGQARTPGVYDNSEFKISYPGGDVPAGKGNAEDVIVRAYRGVNIDLQQLVHEDMEKSYREYEQLSKAGGLNTNVDHRRAPNLKRFFERHGETLTTSRNISEYQPGDVVVLTRPGTSTRGGDAHTQVDMHIAMVVPGPGDRGTDSWLVHNLDSGVKWEDVLLNYQIIGHYRYGK